In Leptospira ellinghausenii, the following proteins share a genomic window:
- a CDS encoding STAS domain-containing protein, translated as MSDKILVEEKGNTIRVRFMDQILDGNAPELREILADILEKVVIVSSLGISRLLSFKNKADEKKMTVKIVNIQDKLKETLKKLMLDQFFGI; from the coding sequence ATGAGCGATAAGATATTAGTGGAAGAAAAGGGAAACACGATCCGTGTTCGCTTTATGGACCAAATCCTGGACGGAAATGCACCTGAGTTACGGGAAATTTTAGCGGATATTTTGGAAAAAGTTGTCATCGTGAGTTCCCTAGGGATCTCTCGTCTCCTTTCGTTTAAGAACAAAGCTGACGAAAAGAAAATGACGGTCAAAATTGTGAACATCCAAGACAAACTAAAAGAAACACTGAAAAAATTGATGTTAGATCAGTTTTTTGGAATTTAA
- a CDS encoding adenylate/guanylate cyclase domain-containing protein translates to MSRRVQKLLYRIQLAHLTKGLNDETARALRVNATFQVVMFLLPTLLVPVIIFTEPKETHLTSFISYFLLVIPLGIARILLYRGKFTLSAIITLLTSNFHILSLTYFQADDPAPLGFLLFSIIPFIMIPRKNKYIRIFFVSLSSFLFLGSMYYYRVMGGEGLYGPPKWIVPADYLMPPLVMVVYFFILLINQFVKAVNQAEDKLIAENHKSESLLLNILPIDVARELKQNGVSKPKHFKSATVCFTDFEGFTKIAETLSPTELVEELDRCFSYFDSLMERHNLEKLKTIGDSYMFVGGIPKPNKTHAVDCVLAALEIQAFMNQMKEIKEGQGFPYWQLRLGIHSGELIAGVIGDKKFAYDVWSDTVNTASRCESSGMTGKINISAETYTLVKDFFQCEYRGEIPAKHKGQIQMYFVEGLLPELQREGHPKIPNQEFMNRYQVLSGLNRGD, encoded by the coding sequence ATGTCCAGACGTGTTCAGAAACTTTTATACCGGATACAACTTGCACACCTCACCAAAGGTTTGAATGATGAAACGGCCCGTGCGTTACGAGTGAATGCGACCTTCCAAGTGGTAATGTTTTTATTACCAACTCTTCTTGTTCCAGTCATCATATTTACGGAACCAAAAGAGACCCATCTCACATCTTTTATTTCTTACTTTTTACTCGTGATCCCTTTAGGAATTGCTCGTATTTTACTCTATCGAGGTAAATTTACTCTGAGTGCTATCATCACTTTGTTAACTAGTAATTTTCATATTCTATCACTAACTTATTTCCAAGCAGATGATCCCGCACCCTTGGGATTTTTACTTTTTTCAATTATCCCCTTTATCATGATTCCGAGAAAAAACAAATATATTCGTATTTTCTTTGTTAGCTTGTCATCGTTTTTATTTTTAGGTTCCATGTATTATTATAGAGTAATGGGCGGAGAAGGACTCTATGGTCCACCAAAATGGATTGTGCCTGCTGATTATCTAATGCCTCCACTCGTTATGGTTGTATACTTTTTTATACTTTTAATCAATCAATTTGTAAAAGCAGTAAACCAAGCAGAAGACAAACTCATAGCAGAAAATCATAAATCTGAAAGTTTATTGTTAAATATTTTACCAATAGATGTTGCACGAGAATTAAAACAGAATGGCGTGAGTAAACCAAAACATTTTAAGTCTGCCACAGTTTGTTTTACTGATTTTGAAGGATTTACTAAAATTGCAGAGACATTATCACCGACAGAACTTGTAGAAGAATTGGATCGATGTTTTTCCTATTTTGATAGCCTTATGGAACGTCACAATTTGGAAAAACTCAAAACCATAGGTGATAGTTATATGTTTGTTGGTGGAATACCAAAACCAAACAAAACACATGCCGTTGATTGTGTCCTTGCCGCACTTGAAATCCAAGCCTTTATGAACCAAATGAAGGAAATCAAAGAAGGGCAAGGATTCCCGTATTGGCAACTTCGACTTGGAATCCATTCAGGAGAACTCATCGCTGGTGTGATTGGCGATAAAAAATTCGCATACGATGTATGGAGTGATACAGTCAATACGGCAAGTCGGTGTGAATCTTCTGGAATGACAGGGAAAATCAATATTTCAGCTGAAACCTATACATTGGTGAAGGATTTTTTCCAGTGTGAATACCGAGGGGAAATCCCTGCCAAACACAAAGGTCAAATCCAAATGTATTTTGTGGAAGGGTTACTTCCTGAATTACAAAGGGAAGGGCATCCCAAAATTCCGAACCAAGAGTTTATGAATCGTTATCAAGTTCTCAGTGGTTTGAATCGTGGTGACTAA
- the gmd gene encoding GDP-mannose 4,6-dehydratase codes for MKKALITGITGQDGSYLAELLLQKGYEVHGIVRRTSLFNRNRIEHLHGNPKLHLHYGDLTDSSNLNRILEKIQPSEIYNLAAQSHVQVSFEVPEYTAEVDAVGTLRILDAIKQTGINSRFYQASTSELYGLVQEVPQTEKTPFYPRSPYAVAKLYAYWAVVNYREAYNLHASNGILFNHESPRRGETFVTRKITLGVSAVKAGKLPFITMGNIDSKRDWGYAPDYVEMMWMMLQKEKPDDYVVATNETHTVREFIEESYKIAGYEVVWEGKEDNEIGKDKKTGQVLVKIDPKYYRPTEVELLIGNPEKAKRQLGWEPKVKFKELVKIMMEADLKAQGF; via the coding sequence ATGAAAAAAGCACTTATCACAGGAATCACAGGCCAAGATGGTTCCTACCTAGCAGAACTTCTCTTACAAAAAGGATACGAAGTCCATGGTATCGTCCGCAGAACGAGTTTATTCAATCGGAACCGAATTGAACACCTCCATGGAAACCCAAAACTCCATTTACATTATGGGGATCTCACTGATTCTTCCAATCTCAATCGTATTCTTGAAAAAATCCAACCATCGGAAATATACAATTTAGCTGCTCAATCCCATGTTCAAGTGTCTTTCGAAGTACCTGAATACACAGCAGAAGTGGATGCGGTTGGAACATTAAGAATTTTAGATGCGATCAAACAAACAGGCATTAACTCAAGATTCTACCAAGCATCCACATCTGAATTATATGGACTTGTCCAAGAAGTTCCACAGACAGAAAAAACACCATTTTATCCACGATCCCCATATGCAGTCGCAAAGCTGTATGCATATTGGGCAGTCGTGAATTACCGAGAAGCGTACAATTTGCACGCATCAAATGGAATTTTATTTAATCATGAATCTCCAAGACGTGGAGAAACATTTGTTACAAGAAAAATCACTCTCGGTGTTTCGGCAGTGAAAGCTGGCAAACTTCCTTTCATTACAATGGGTAATATTGATTCAAAACGTGACTGGGGTTATGCTCCTGACTACGTTGAAATGATGTGGATGATGTTACAAAAAGAAAAACCAGATGATTATGTTGTGGCTACCAATGAAACTCACACAGTTCGTGAATTCATTGAAGAGTCTTATAAAATTGCTGGGTATGAAGTGGTTTGGGAAGGAAAGGAAGATAACGAAATTGGAAAGGATAAAAAAACTGGCCAAGTCCTTGTCAAAATTGATCCAAAGTACTACCGACCAACCGAAGTGGAACTACTCATTGGAAATCCTGAGAAAGCAAAACGCCAATTAGGTTGGGAACCAAAAGTAAAGTTCAAAGAACTTGTAAAAATTATGATGGAAGCAGATTTAAAAGCACAAGGATTTTAA
- a CDS encoding DUF1501 domain-containing protein — MDRKEFLTKTMLSLGMGSFLFSQNPFVSLRADEDEKEPESIALPSKVKSVIFIEMMGGMSHVDTLDPKPNSAFAKVPSSISGLSLLEPFSLTAKQLHSIGIIRSTWSEDGDHGFAQMLLGTGYRMTEAMGFPDIPHFGSVIAYAKKSKLKSSYFPSYVSIGGRGGKNGNSGFLGINYSGYHVGNVDEPIQHLNPSFGKFSDERLFRRKDLVSFMNDEFSKTYPSKETKHWKKMLMAAEEFRNSKDIDSFRISLEDEKTKARYGTTWQGKAMLLAKRLAKQEVPFIHISIGGWDTHTGNKAQITKIMKDTDMGIAALLEDLNQTGLIKQTLFVLTSEFGRTPDVGSRDGRDHHPKVWSTLLGGGPIDKGFVFGETDELGAKPTKPNEAVHLRDLIATIYKASGVDPEGELTNSFGRPFLLTTKKAKIIEDLF, encoded by the coding sequence ATGGATCGCAAAGAATTTTTAACAAAAACCATGTTGAGTCTTGGAATGGGATCGTTTCTATTTTCCCAAAATCCATTTGTTTCCCTTCGCGCTGATGAAGATGAAAAAGAACCTGAATCCATAGCTCTCCCATCAAAAGTAAAATCAGTTATCTTTATAGAGATGATGGGTGGGATGAGCCATGTGGATACCTTGGATCCAAAACCAAATAGTGCTTTTGCCAAAGTGCCTTCTAGTATCTCCGGCCTTTCATTACTCGAACCATTTTCTCTCACTGCAAAACAACTCCATTCGATAGGAATCATTCGCTCTACTTGGAGTGAAGATGGAGACCATGGATTTGCACAAATGTTACTTGGAACTGGATACCGAATGACGGAAGCGATGGGATTTCCCGACATTCCTCATTTTGGATCTGTGATTGCCTATGCCAAAAAATCAAAACTTAAATCTTCGTATTTCCCAAGTTATGTGTCGATTGGTGGGAGAGGTGGCAAAAATGGGAATTCTGGATTTTTAGGAATCAATTATTCAGGTTATCATGTGGGGAATGTGGATGAACCCATCCAACATTTAAACCCTTCGTTTGGTAAATTTTCTGATGAAAGGCTTTTCAGAAGAAAAGACTTAGTTTCCTTTATGAACGATGAATTTTCTAAAACGTATCCATCAAAGGAAACAAAACATTGGAAAAAAATGTTAATGGCAGCAGAAGAATTTCGAAATTCAAAAGACATTGATAGTTTTCGAATTAGTTTAGAGGACGAAAAAACAAAAGCCCGTTACGGAACCACTTGGCAAGGAAAGGCAATGTTACTCGCGAAACGCCTCGCCAAACAAGAAGTTCCCTTTATCCATATTTCGATTGGTGGTTGGGATACCCATACAGGTAACAAAGCTCAAATCACAAAAATAATGAAAGACACCGATATGGGAATTGCTGCTCTTCTCGAAGACCTGAACCAAACAGGTCTCATCAAACAAACGTTATTTGTTTTAACAAGTGAGTTTGGCCGTACTCCTGATGTTGGTTCGAGGGATGGACGTGATCACCATCCTAAAGTGTGGTCCACTCTTTTGGGAGGTGGTCCCATTGACAAAGGATTTGTGTTTGGAGAAACAGATGAACTAGGTGCCAAACCAACAAAACCAAATGAAGCCGTCCATCTAAGGGATCTCATCGCGACCATTTACAAAGCAAGTGGAGTGGACCCAGAGGGAGAACTTACCAATTCCTTTGGACGACCTTTTTTACTCACAACGAAAAAAGCCAAAATTATCGAAGATTTGTTTTGA
- a CDS encoding DUF1553 domain-containing protein, whose protein sequence is MIQTKQNAVHPLDQLYFKISPNIEKADKKTIFRRLSLHLRGVIPNVSEWSELENSKEETLESFAVRFLKQPEFAEYWGNQFAAMFRDKSKGRKIPTGIFFQYLANSIHSNKPYDQLVTEMILSTGSVKESPATIFYIRDGADPLQTAEYVGRLFYAKRVACARCHDHPYISDFTRRDYYALAAFFSQQYFRDGSWEANRYGKTVSYVPRELEVHLPMEEQKNLQDKNNEWNRDNWNKWTDEQRKDYQKKHELEFATLYFEPKLGLRFPHTDDAPGGDLVRPKFLDGKEAILKPGEDRRKVFASWLTDKSNDRFRKVFINRVWTELMGWSFFTPLDDWNEDTVVQGEEILNHLDAYFLANKLKLKELVLYIVTSNAYMRSVTNQSGKDDPIQFFTPKRLDSDQLLNSLIRVSDLQKVGNIRERNLSFFTNLIGQKPYDLTGVGTIRLPLDNPKEITNAVEVERPAPYHSILSVFGSGQRVDISDDISELTIEQMLTLMNGRVVGKLVWDFGNNQSLVKAEFDQSKSMNLVIQNLYFRLLGRFPTKAEIEKIKTYQTKPDTVFDKDLLQDLFWALLNSQEFQHIN, encoded by the coding sequence GTGATTCAAACAAAACAGAATGCAGTTCATCCTTTAGATCAACTGTATTTCAAAATATCACCTAATATAGAAAAGGCGGACAAAAAAACAATCTTCCGTCGATTATCTTTACATCTGCGCGGAGTGATTCCAAATGTTTCGGAATGGAGCGAATTAGAAAATTCTAAAGAGGAAACATTAGAATCTTTTGCGGTTCGTTTTTTAAAACAGCCCGAGTTTGCGGAATACTGGGGGAATCAATTTGCTGCCATGTTCCGTGATAAATCAAAAGGGAGAAAAATCCCAACAGGAATTTTTTTCCAATACTTAGCCAATTCCATTCATTCCAATAAACCATACGACCAGTTGGTAACAGAAATGATTCTTTCTACTGGTTCAGTGAAAGAATCGCCAGCCACCATCTTTTACATCCGAGATGGAGCAGATCCTTTACAAACAGCAGAGTATGTTGGTAGACTATTTTATGCAAAACGAGTGGCATGTGCAAGGTGTCATGACCATCCCTATATTTCTGATTTTACAAGAAGAGATTATTATGCACTCGCTGCATTTTTTAGCCAACAATACTTTCGGGATGGTAGTTGGGAAGCCAATCGATATGGAAAAACAGTCAGTTATGTTCCGAGAGAATTAGAAGTTCATTTGCCTATGGAGGAACAAAAAAACCTCCAAGATAAAAATAATGAATGGAACCGAGACAATTGGAACAAATGGACCGACGAACAGAGAAAAGACTACCAAAAAAAACACGAACTTGAATTTGCTACTTTGTATTTCGAACCTAAGTTGGGCCTTCGTTTTCCTCATACAGATGATGCTCCTGGAGGAGATTTGGTAAGACCTAAGTTTTTAGATGGTAAGGAAGCTATCCTAAAACCAGGTGAGGATCGAAGAAAGGTTTTTGCATCATGGTTAACAGACAAATCCAATGACAGGTTCCGTAAGGTATTCATAAACCGTGTATGGACTGAACTCATGGGATGGAGTTTTTTTACACCACTTGATGATTGGAATGAAGACACGGTGGTTCAAGGCGAAGAAATTCTAAACCATTTGGACGCATACTTTTTAGCAAACAAACTAAAACTGAAAGAATTGGTTTTGTACATTGTTACTTCCAATGCTTATATGCGTAGTGTCACAAACCAATCTGGAAAGGATGATCCAATTCAATTTTTTACTCCAAAACGATTGGACAGTGACCAACTCCTCAACTCTCTTATCAGAGTTTCTGACTTACAAAAAGTAGGGAACATCAGAGAACGGAATCTTTCCTTTTTTACCAATCTCATTGGCCAAAAACCGTATGATTTAACAGGAGTAGGTACGATTCGGCTTCCTTTAGACAATCCAAAAGAAATTACAAACGCTGTAGAAGTCGAAAGACCAGCACCTTATCATTCCATACTTTCTGTATTTGGTTCTGGTCAAAGAGTAGATATATCAGATGATATTTCTGAACTTACAATCGAACAGATGTTAACGTTAATGAATGGACGTGTGGTTGGCAAATTAGTCTGGGATTTTGGCAATAACCAATCCCTTGTAAAGGCCGAATTTGATCAGTCCAAATCAATGAACCTAGTGATTCAAAATTTGTACTTTCGATTGTTAGGACGTTTTCCAACAAAAGCGGAAATTGAAAAAATAAAAACCTACCAAACGAAACCAGATACAGTCTTTGACAAAGATTTATTACAAGATCTCTTTTGGGCTCTTTTAAATAGTCAAGAATTCCAACATATTAATTAA
- a CDS encoding SPFH domain-containing protein — protein sequence MALIDRIKFEGNPSEIVWKYPSDEISTAGQLVVDENLEAIFFKEGKALDTFGPGTHTLKTGNIPILEALVNLPFGGKTPFTAEVYYVNKSIMALKWGTTTPIPLEDPKYKIVLNIRAFGDYKFRIKDSRSFLLNVVKGGNRTTNEAIDEFLKPNIVRGIGDFISEVILNNNTSVVEINKYRDESSTAGRVKLAPEFEKYGIDLTEFNVSSVNFDQNDPNYQRIQKIITDKFEIDMLGDKYQQKKMFDIGQAAAENEGQGGGAMGAGMGMGMGMNMGQMMGNMMNQGGQNQAGGAQAANDPAARIAKLKGLLDQGLISAEEFEAKKKEILSSL from the coding sequence ATGGCACTAATAGACAGAATTAAATTTGAAGGAAATCCAAGTGAAATCGTTTGGAAATACCCATCTGATGAAATCAGCACGGCGGGACAACTTGTAGTCGATGAAAACTTAGAGGCAATTTTTTTCAAAGAAGGCAAAGCTCTAGATACATTTGGACCTGGAACTCATACCTTAAAAACAGGGAATATTCCCATTTTGGAAGCTCTCGTTAATCTTCCGTTTGGTGGAAAAACACCTTTTACAGCAGAAGTGTATTATGTTAACAAATCCATTATGGCCCTAAAGTGGGGAACAACCACACCCATTCCTCTTGAAGATCCAAAGTATAAAATTGTTCTCAATATACGGGCATTTGGTGACTATAAATTCCGCATCAAAGATTCAAGGTCGTTTTTACTGAATGTGGTGAAAGGTGGAAATCGAACAACCAATGAAGCGATCGATGAATTTCTAAAACCAAATATCGTACGTGGGATTGGCGATTTTATTTCAGAAGTTATTTTGAATAATAATACTTCTGTTGTAGAAATCAATAAATACCGTGATGAAAGTTCGACTGCTGGCCGAGTGAAACTTGCACCCGAATTTGAAAAGTATGGCATTGATCTTACAGAATTTAATGTATCATCGGTAAACTTTGACCAAAACGATCCAAACTACCAAAGGATCCAAAAAATCATCACAGACAAATTTGAAATTGATATGTTAGGTGATAAGTACCAACAGAAAAAAATGTTCGATATTGGCCAAGCTGCTGCAGAAAACGAAGGCCAAGGTGGTGGTGCTATGGGTGCAGGAATGGGCATGGGGATGGGAATGAACATGGGCCAAATGATGGGCAATATGATGAACCAAGGCGGACAAAACCAAGCTGGTGGAGCACAAGCAGCGAACGATCCAGCTGCAAGGATTGCCAAACTCAAAGGTTTACTCGACCAAGGTCTGATCAGTGCAGAAGAGTTTGAGGCAAAGAAAAAGGAGATTCTTTCGTCCTTGTAA
- a CDS encoding patatin-like phospholipase family protein — MKRTELERQAIQKFLKSVELFKNLPKPVLTRLANNVQEKLIRSHEALYYKGESSESIYIIRYGEIMLENIVGQSHVYVGSGQVLAENSLISSSNHSTSAIAVIDTLVYVLNGKLFLQLASQEKVFAQNIIQMMGTRMRENLDRAGHKEKFTGLRRLCVHVPLEPEYHFGEKIKSFLNEYGETTKKLSSAIPISTFKGMDTTQISEHLTNLRSKTPLLHIYFDESTSRTDLHYLVVQSDFLVFWEDDPEKFYKEKEEIILFWKSRIRNFEGRAIRLMESGVRKSYLPQNQSLKTFYQKDTLARYLVAKTRGLALGGGGARALAHVGLLKVLHREGIHFDFISGASMGAVIAALYARKNTPEEIEDMIKKFFGGLESAFDPTLPIVAFFKGKRMKRMLKKGFGDQRIEELPLPFATSAVDLQTGKEHIFDQGPITEALTSAMSLPGAFPPYRLGEQLLVDGGMINNVPENLIRSKGADVVMGINVSPLQEIVPVKLFEDRNTTEKGFFRYIWDTLKYPPILQIMTRTITLEGREITRLKRPKMDLFVHFHLEEFQLFDFARYQEIIDKGEREAEANLAEIKQLFS; from the coding sequence ATGAAACGAACAGAATTAGAACGACAGGCCATACAGAAATTTTTAAAGTCTGTGGAGCTATTCAAAAATCTTCCCAAACCAGTTCTCACTAGACTTGCCAACAATGTCCAAGAAAAACTGATCCGCAGTCACGAGGCTCTCTACTACAAAGGAGAGTCCTCTGAATCCATCTACATCATCCGATATGGAGAGATCATGTTGGAAAATATAGTAGGGCAATCTCACGTCTATGTGGGATCAGGCCAAGTTTTGGCAGAAAATTCGCTCATTTCTAGTTCTAATCATTCCACTTCTGCTATTGCTGTCATTGACACACTTGTCTATGTGTTAAACGGAAAACTATTTTTACAACTTGCATCCCAGGAGAAAGTTTTTGCTCAAAACATCATACAAATGATGGGGACACGGATGCGTGAAAATTTAGATCGTGCTGGGCACAAAGAAAAATTTACCGGATTACGTCGGTTATGTGTACATGTACCTTTGGAACCAGAATATCATTTTGGAGAGAAAATAAAATCGTTTTTAAATGAATATGGAGAGACAACTAAAAAACTTTCCTCAGCGATTCCTATTTCGACATTCAAAGGGATGGATACAACGCAAATATCCGAACATCTAACAAACCTTAGAAGCAAAACTCCTTTACTTCACATTTATTTTGATGAATCAACTTCAAGAACTGATTTACATTACTTAGTTGTTCAGTCTGATTTTTTGGTTTTTTGGGAAGATGATCCCGAGAAGTTTTACAAAGAAAAAGAAGAAATCATTCTGTTTTGGAAAAGCCGAATCCGTAATTTTGAAGGTCGTGCCATTCGCCTTATGGAGAGTGGAGTCAGAAAAAGTTATCTTCCACAAAACCAATCACTGAAAACGTTTTACCAAAAAGATACTTTAGCTCGTTACCTTGTCGCAAAAACAAGAGGTCTTGCTTTGGGTGGTGGTGGTGCGAGGGCTCTTGCACATGTGGGTTTACTCAAAGTGTTACATCGTGAGGGGATCCATTTTGATTTTATTTCAGGTGCATCTATGGGTGCTGTGATTGCGGCATTATATGCTAGAAAAAATACTCCTGAAGAAATTGAAGATATGATTAAAAAATTCTTTGGGGGGCTCGAAAGTGCCTTTGATCCCACTTTGCCAATCGTTGCCTTTTTTAAGGGCAAACGAATGAAACGAATGTTAAAAAAAGGATTTGGAGACCAACGAATCGAAGAATTACCACTTCCATTTGCAACCTCGGCTGTGGACTTACAAACAGGCAAAGAACATATTTTTGACCAAGGCCCGATTACAGAGGCTCTTACAAGTGCAATGAGTTTACCTGGTGCATTTCCTCCTTACAGATTGGGAGAGCAGTTGTTAGTTGATGGTGGTATGATCAATAATGTCCCTGAAAATCTCATACGTTCCAAAGGTGCTGATGTTGTCATGGGAATTAACGTCTCTCCTTTACAGGAAATTGTCCCAGTGAAACTGTTTGAAGACCGCAATACCACTGAAAAAGGTTTTTTCCGTTACATATGGGATACCTTAAAATACCCTCCCATTTTACAGATCATGACAAGGACCATCACATTAGAAGGTAGAGAGATCACTCGACTCAAACGTCCCAAGATGGATTTATTCGTTCATTTCCATTTGGAAGAATTTCAGTTATTTGATTTTGCAAGATACCAAGAGATCATCGATAAAGGGGAAAGAGAAGCAGAAGCTAACTTAGCCGAAATCAAACAATTGTTTTCGTAA
- a CDS encoding MATE family efflux transporter, with protein sequence MKPTRLNQKILGLAIPVFFGMISYTAIMVADTAMVGKLGEVPLASVGFGGMVYFSIFAFLMGGSMAVQIIVARRFGEKNERGVGITLVNSIYLSLVLGSLLSYFGYIYAPNLMAWIGDDPEVIEVAGVYLSYRFIGTVLFFVGFALRGFFDGIGIVQVGMISSIVAAVTNIFFNWLLIFGNWGFPAMGVKGAAIASSLSSVPSLLVVVFYFFRKDVIKFFRYQIFSPSYEILKELCVVGFAPALEGTLVNFAFSGFYKIAGMISTTTLASASVVLTCLSLSFMPGFSFGIAATTILGQAMGQGKIRLAYEGTMRSATFSAIVMGSMGLFFILGGPWLISLFTDVPAVMKEAYPALCIVALIQVGDAYHMVVGSALRSAGMMYYVMYVYLIVSFLIMLPLAYLFGIVLAWGTIGIWSAFFIWILMMAVLFVGKFRRKEWVSIRI encoded by the coding sequence TTGAAGCCAACTAGACTCAATCAGAAAATTCTAGGTTTAGCAATCCCTGTTTTTTTTGGAATGATCAGTTATACAGCCATTATGGTAGCGGATACTGCTATGGTAGGTAAGTTAGGGGAAGTGCCTCTTGCCTCTGTTGGATTTGGCGGTATGGTGTACTTTTCCATCTTTGCATTTCTCATGGGTGGTTCCATGGCTGTTCAAATCATCGTAGCACGAAGATTTGGCGAGAAGAATGAGAGAGGAGTTGGAATCACCCTTGTCAATTCAATTTACTTATCATTGGTTTTAGGTTCTTTATTATCATATTTCGGATACATATATGCTCCGAATTTAATGGCTTGGATCGGTGACGATCCTGAGGTGATCGAAGTTGCAGGAGTCTATTTATCCTACCGATTTATTGGAACCGTTTTATTTTTTGTAGGTTTCGCTTTACGTGGATTTTTTGACGGAATTGGTATTGTACAAGTTGGGATGATATCCTCAATTGTCGCGGCTGTTACGAATATCTTTTTTAACTGGTTACTGATTTTTGGAAACTGGGGATTCCCTGCGATGGGAGTCAAAGGTGCTGCGATTGCATCTAGTTTGAGTTCAGTGCCATCTCTCCTCGTTGTAGTATTTTATTTCTTTCGAAAGGACGTAATCAAGTTCTTTCGTTACCAAATATTTTCACCTAGTTATGAAATTTTAAAAGAACTTTGTGTGGTTGGTTTTGCACCTGCATTGGAAGGCACACTCGTAAACTTTGCATTCTCTGGTTTTTATAAAATAGCTGGAATGATCAGCACAACAACACTAGCATCTGCTAGTGTTGTGTTAACTTGTCTTAGTTTGTCTTTTATGCCAGGTTTTTCCTTTGGAATTGCAGCTACAACAATTCTTGGACAAGCGATGGGCCAAGGGAAAATTCGTTTGGCCTACGAAGGAACAATGCGATCTGCCACTTTCTCTGCCATTGTGATGGGAAGTATGGGGCTCTTTTTTATCTTAGGTGGGCCATGGCTCATCAGTTTATTTACCGATGTTCCCGCAGTTATGAAAGAAGCATACCCTGCATTGTGCATTGTGGCTCTCATCCAAGTTGGTGATGCTTATCATATGGTTGTTGGTTCGGCACTTCGTAGTGCAGGGATGATGTACTATGTGATGTATGTTTATTTGATTGTATCGTTTCTTATCATGTTGCCGCTTGCCTATTTATTCGGGATTGTCCTAGCGTGGGGAACAATTGGGATTTGGTCCGCATTTTTTATTTGGATTTTGATGATGGCAGTGCTTTTTGTCGGAAAATTTCGTAGGAAGGAGTGGGTAAGTATACGAATTTAA